The Kitasatospora setae KM-6054 genome contains a region encoding:
- a CDS encoding DUF2637 domain-containing protein, translating into MRLSDIPLGWAVAGTAVLLAVIALLAFARSRTGTAGSAEGGPDSAWERAQERRRRTESLYGGASYLLLFCCAAVAAALSFHGLVGFGVQNLGLSGGWEYLVPFGLDGAAMFCSVLAVREASHGDAALGSRLLVWLFAAASAWFNWVHAPRGLGHDGAPQFFAGMSLSAAVLFDRALKQTRVAALREQGLVPRPLPQIRVVRWLRAPRETYAAWSLMLLEGVRTLDEAVEEVRDDKRTAAENRERRRMASRRERAEIRAIGRQPGSGWRHRAARQLEPAPAPAAVPAAPTEPAIAAPTGLPATPAAHRSIDLTPDEDTVTLPRLDSLEQKLKDLEQQFG; encoded by the coding sequence ATGAGACTCTCGGACATACCGCTGGGCTGGGCCGTCGCCGGTACGGCCGTCCTGCTGGCCGTCATCGCCCTGCTGGCCTTCGCCCGCAGCCGCACCGGCACGGCCGGCTCCGCCGAGGGCGGTCCGGACTCCGCCTGGGAGCGCGCCCAGGAGCGCCGCCGCCGCACCGAGTCGCTCTACGGGGGCGCCTCCTACCTGCTGCTCTTCTGCTGCGCCGCGGTCGCCGCCGCGCTCTCCTTCCACGGCCTGGTCGGTTTCGGGGTGCAGAACCTCGGCCTCTCCGGCGGCTGGGAGTACCTCGTGCCGTTCGGTCTCGACGGCGCGGCGATGTTCTGCTCCGTCCTCGCCGTCCGCGAGGCCAGCCACGGCGACGCGGCGCTCGGCTCGCGCCTGCTGGTCTGGCTGTTCGCCGCCGCGTCCGCCTGGTTCAACTGGGTGCACGCCCCGCGCGGGCTCGGGCACGACGGCGCGCCGCAGTTCTTCGCCGGAATGTCGCTCTCGGCGGCCGTGCTGTTCGACCGCGCACTGAAGCAGACCCGGGTCGCCGCCCTCCGCGAGCAGGGCCTCGTCCCGCGCCCGCTGCCGCAGATCCGGGTGGTCCGCTGGCTGCGCGCGCCGCGCGAGACGTACGCGGCGTGGTCGCTGATGCTGCTGGAGGGCGTCCGCACGCTGGACGAGGCGGTCGAGGAGGTCCGCGACGACAAGCGGACCGCCGCCGAGAACCGCGAGCGCCGCCGGATGGCCTCCCGCCGGGAACGCGCCGAGATCCGGGCGATCGGCCGCCAGCCCGGCAGCGGCTGGCGCCACCGCGCCGCCCGCCAGCTCGAACCCGCCCCCGCCCCCGCCGCCGTCCCGGCCGCCCCGACGGAGCCCGCCATAGCCGCCCCCACCGGCCTCCCGGCGACCCCCGCCGCCCACCGCAGCATCGACCTCACCCCCGACGAGGACACCGTGACGCTGCCCCGGCTCGACTCCCTGGAGCAGAAGCTCAAGGACCTGGAGCAGCAGTTCGGCTAG
- a CDS encoding nucleotidyltransferase family protein → MPALVLAAGGGSRLGGRPKALLPYRGRLLLEHALATARAGGCDGAVAVLGAASAEVRAVLGAAAAGSTAAAAATSTADPTTATATGTGAPTATRQYRLVDNPGWRSGMASSLRAGLAALPPDATAVLVLLVDTPGVTAEAVRRLLATHTGRTDLASCAYGGRRAHPVLIGAAHFPFLLATAAGDAGARALLASRPVALVDCTGVAVPDDLDTPADLIRWGIDPTSPAARPEAGPDAGPDNGPNR, encoded by the coding sequence GTGCCGGCCCTGGTGCTGGCGGCCGGTGGCGGCTCGCGGCTGGGCGGGCGGCCGAAGGCGCTCCTTCCCTACCGGGGTCGCCTCCTGCTGGAGCACGCGCTGGCGACGGCCCGGGCGGGCGGCTGCGACGGGGCGGTGGCGGTGCTGGGCGCGGCGTCCGCCGAGGTGCGGGCCGTGCTGGGGGCGGCGGCCGCGGGCAGCACGGCCGCTGCCGCCGCCACCAGCACCGCCGACCCCACCACCGCCACCGCCACCGGGACGGGCGCCCCGACGGCGACCAGACAGTATCGACTCGTCGACAATCCCGGCTGGCGCTCGGGCATGGCCTCCTCACTGCGCGCGGGCCTGGCCGCGCTGCCGCCGGACGCGACGGCGGTCCTGGTCCTGCTGGTGGACACCCCGGGCGTCACCGCGGAGGCGGTCCGGCGCCTGCTCGCGACCCACACCGGACGGACCGACCTCGCCTCCTGCGCGTACGGCGGCCGCCGGGCCCACCCGGTGCTGATCGGCGCCGCGCACTTCCCCTTCCTGCTGGCCACCGCCGCCGGCGACGCGGGCGCCCGCGCCCTGCTGGCGTCCCGCCCGGTGGCGCTGGTCGACTGCACCGGCGTAGCCGTCCCGGACGACCTCGACACCCCGGCCGACCTGATCCGCTGGGGCATCGACCCGACCTCGCCGGCGGCCCGACCAGAGGCCGGACCGGACGCCGGACCGGACAACGGACCGAACCGATGA
- the moaA gene encoding GTP 3',8-cyclase MoaA: MAPRTTDVPATAPATAPAPLVDRYGRVHTDLRISLTDRCNLRCTYCMPAEGLDWLPRGQTLDDDELLRLARIAVHRLGLRTLRLTGGEPLLRRGLPALLARLAELGAELSLTTNGIGLARRAAELKHAGLHRVNVSLDTLRPERYAALTRRDRLVDVLAGLAAAKAAGLEPVKVNAVPVRGVNEDELVDLVEFAVAGGYRMRFIESMPLDAQGAWDRTAMVTAAEVLEVLGSRWRLVPIGRHGNAPAEEWRLAGTDHVVGVIASVTRPFCGGCDRVRLTADGQLRNCLFATEESDLRALLRSGADDARIERAWRDCVAGKSPGHRIGDADFVRPDRPMSAIGG; this comes from the coding sequence ATGGCCCCGCGCACCACTGACGTCCCCGCCACCGCTCCCGCCACCGCCCCCGCACCGCTGGTCGACCGGTACGGCCGGGTCCACACCGACCTGCGGATCTCGCTCACCGACCGGTGCAACCTGCGCTGCACCTACTGCATGCCCGCCGAAGGACTCGACTGGCTGCCGCGCGGCCAGACCCTCGACGACGACGAACTGCTCCGGCTGGCCCGGATCGCCGTCCACCGCCTCGGCCTCCGCACCCTCCGCCTGACCGGCGGCGAACCGCTGCTGCGCCGCGGCCTGCCCGCCCTGCTGGCCCGGCTCGCCGAACTCGGTGCGGAGCTCTCGCTCACCACCAACGGCATCGGACTCGCCCGGCGCGCCGCCGAGTTGAAGCACGCCGGACTGCACCGGGTGAACGTCAGCCTGGACACCCTGCGTCCCGAGCGCTACGCGGCCCTCACCCGCCGCGACCGGCTGGTCGACGTACTGGCCGGACTGGCCGCGGCGAAGGCCGCCGGGCTGGAACCGGTCAAGGTCAACGCGGTGCCGGTGCGCGGCGTCAACGAGGACGAACTGGTCGACCTGGTCGAGTTCGCCGTGGCCGGCGGCTACCGGATGCGCTTCATCGAGTCGATGCCGCTGGACGCCCAGGGCGCCTGGGACCGCACCGCGATGGTGACCGCCGCCGAGGTCCTGGAGGTCCTCGGCTCCCGCTGGCGCCTCGTCCCGATCGGACGGCACGGCAACGCGCCCGCCGAGGAGTGGCGGCTGGCCGGCACCGACCACGTGGTCGGCGTGATCGCCTCCGTCACCCGCCCGTTCTGCGGCGGCTGCGACCGCGTCCGGCTGACCGCCGACGGCCAACTGCGCAACTGCCTGTTCGCCACCGAGGAGTCCGACCTCCGGGCCCTGCTGCGCTCCGGCGCCGACGACGCCCGGATCGAGCGCGCCTGGCGGGACTGCGTCGCCGGCAAGAGCCCCGGGCACCGGATCGGCGACGCCGACTTCGTCCGGCCGGACCGGCCGATGTCAGCGATCGGGGGCTGA
- a CDS encoding (2Fe-2S)-binding protein — translation MTTHQVEQSPSSVGAPPCLSSWLRLGRAFPDLRIHHAAPRTGPGWTTAAALAGDRAALDAMIAFDERLGLDLYGTPSRPDVTAGFSLHRYAWPVALAFTLPWLLERRVPLLPVDRVSINRTTGELTARPAGFHCLPDDPAAGRPDALVVPDRPALDAALRTALAEHFTPLLAAFRPAVRRGPRTLWALVTDDVVDGLWYAAGLLGEEPRAVAELTALLTGDAAAAPFVGTPGFREPDASDSEAPTPTPTQAPTEAPTQAAIPARTRTRVSCCLYYTVRPAELCVSCPRAK, via the coding sequence GTGACCACCCACCAGGTCGAGCAGTCCCCCTCGTCCGTCGGGGCGCCGCCCTGCCTGAGCAGCTGGCTGCGCCTCGGCCGGGCCTTCCCCGACCTGCGGATCCACCACGCCGCCCCGCGCACCGGCCCCGGCTGGACCACCGCCGCCGCGCTCGCCGGGGACCGGGCCGCCCTGGACGCGATGATCGCCTTCGACGAGCGGCTCGGCCTCGACCTGTACGGCACCCCGTCCCGGCCGGACGTCACCGCCGGGTTCAGCCTGCACCGCTACGCCTGGCCGGTCGCGCTCGCCTTCACGCTGCCCTGGCTGCTGGAGCGCCGCGTCCCGCTGCTGCCGGTCGACCGGGTCTCGATCAACCGCACCACCGGCGAACTGACCGCCCGCCCGGCCGGCTTCCACTGCCTGCCCGACGACCCGGCGGCCGGCCGCCCCGACGCCCTGGTCGTCCCGGACCGCCCGGCGCTCGACGCCGCCCTGCGCACCGCGCTCGCCGAGCACTTCACGCCCCTGCTGGCCGCCTTCCGCCCCGCGGTGCGCCGCGGCCCGCGCACGCTGTGGGCGCTGGTCACGGACGACGTGGTGGACGGCCTCTGGTACGCGGCGGGCCTGCTCGGCGAGGAGCCCCGCGCGGTGGCCGAGCTGACCGCCCTGCTGACCGGCGACGCGGCGGCGGCCCCGTTCGTCGGTACCCCGGGCTTCCGCGAGCCGGACGCGTCCGACAGCGAAGCCCCGACTCCGACGCCGACCCAGGCTCCGACCGAGGCTCCGACCCAGGCTGCGATCCCGGCCCGGACCCGGACCCGGGTCAGCTGCTGCCTGTACTACACCGTCCGCCCGGCCGAACTCTGCGTCAGCTGCCCCCGTGCCAAATAG
- a CDS encoding ArnT family glycosyltransferase, protein MTTSSSVPPTSEPWPDAAKYPPPTVAAAADSPTGSTAGSTAGAAADPAAGPTRWPDATPLPPAGAGGERPAEALFPPVALPPVGPKGRASWAGRLRTLPARTWRGRADDARWVRPAFLGLLLATAVLYFWNLTASGWANAFYSAAVQAGSVSWKAMFFGSSDAANFITVDKPPLSLWPMALSARILGLNSFSVLAPQVLMGVGTVAAVYATVRRRFSALGGLVAGAALALTPVAALMFRFNNPDALLVLLLTLAAYGIVRATEAASTRWIVFVGVMLGLAFLAKTLQAFLVLPGFALVYLVCAPTAPRRRLLQLLYGTVAMVVAGGWWVAIVELMPASARPYIGGSQDNSFLSLTFGYNGFGRITGNETGSVGGGGRSTFLSGGAEGGVLFGGPGGAGVPGGTGTPGGGGAPGGGGGMWGSTGLTRLFDGDIGGQIAWLMPAALILLAFGLWATRRHPRTDSARTAFLVWGGWLLSTGLTFSFMSGIFHQYYTVALVPAVAALVGMGADGLWRARHRLPYAAVLAVTVLVTAWWAHQLLGRSSQFVPWLRNAVLIGGILAALALLFSTRIAGPTGRRIATLAGLTALAAGLAGPTAYALDTVSTGHSGSIVTAGPAVQGDRGGFGGRGGFPGGGRGGGTFPGGGFPGGGRTGGQNGTFPGFPGGGTGTGTGTGTGESRDGRGGFGGTGGMAGGRMGGGGMGGLLNGAQVSAEVADLLKQDADKYTWVAAAVGSQNQASYQLASGEPVMALGGFNGSDPSLSLDGFKKLVAEGKVHWFIGGGGMGGGGMGGSSYSSEIASWVSSAYTAKTVGSTTMYDLTATPKSGS, encoded by the coding sequence ATGACCACGTCCAGTTCCGTTCCTCCGACCAGCGAGCCGTGGCCCGACGCCGCGAAGTACCCGCCGCCGACGGTCGCGGCCGCCGCCGACAGCCCGACCGGCAGCACGGCCGGCAGCACGGCAGGCGCCGCGGCCGACCCGGCGGCCGGGCCCACCCGGTGGCCCGACGCGACGCCGCTCCCGCCCGCCGGGGCCGGGGGCGAGCGGCCCGCTGAGGCGCTGTTCCCGCCCGTCGCGCTGCCGCCCGTCGGCCCCAAGGGCCGGGCCTCCTGGGCCGGCCGGCTGCGCACGCTGCCCGCCCGCACCTGGCGGGGACGGGCGGACGACGCCCGCTGGGTGCGCCCGGCGTTCCTCGGCCTGCTGCTGGCGACGGCCGTCCTGTACTTCTGGAACCTGACCGCCTCCGGCTGGGCGAACGCCTTCTACTCGGCGGCCGTCCAGGCCGGCTCGGTCAGCTGGAAGGCGATGTTCTTCGGGTCCTCGGACGCGGCGAACTTCATCACCGTCGACAAGCCGCCGCTGTCGCTGTGGCCGATGGCGCTCTCGGCCCGGATCCTCGGCCTGAACTCGTTCAGCGTGCTAGCCCCGCAGGTCCTGATGGGCGTCGGCACGGTCGCCGCCGTGTACGCGACGGTGCGCCGCCGCTTCTCCGCGCTCGGCGGCCTGGTCGCGGGCGCCGCACTGGCGCTGACCCCGGTCGCGGCGCTGATGTTCCGCTTCAACAACCCGGACGCGCTGCTGGTGCTGCTGCTCACGCTGGCCGCGTACGGCATCGTCCGGGCCACCGAGGCGGCGTCCACCCGCTGGATCGTCTTCGTCGGCGTGATGCTCGGCCTGGCGTTCCTCGCCAAGACCCTCCAGGCGTTCCTGGTGCTGCCCGGCTTCGCCCTGGTGTACCTGGTCTGCGCGCCCACCGCGCCGCGCCGCCGCCTCCTCCAACTGCTGTACGGCACCGTCGCGATGGTGGTGGCCGGCGGCTGGTGGGTCGCGATCGTCGAGCTGATGCCGGCCTCCGCCCGCCCGTACATCGGCGGCTCGCAGGACAACTCCTTCCTCTCGCTGACCTTCGGCTACAACGGCTTCGGCCGGATCACCGGCAACGAGACCGGCTCGGTCGGCGGCGGGGGGCGCAGCACCTTCCTCAGCGGCGGCGCCGAGGGCGGCGTCCTCTTCGGGGGCCCGGGCGGCGCCGGAGTCCCGGGCGGCACCGGAACCCCCGGCGGCGGTGGCGCCCCCGGCGGCGGTGGCGGCATGTGGGGCTCCACCGGCCTCACCCGCCTGTTCGACGGCGACATCGGCGGGCAGATCGCCTGGCTGATGCCCGCCGCGCTGATCCTGCTGGCCTTCGGCCTGTGGGCGACCCGCCGCCACCCGCGCACCGACTCGGCCCGGACCGCCTTCCTGGTCTGGGGCGGCTGGCTGCTCTCCACCGGCCTGACCTTCAGCTTCATGTCCGGCATCTTCCACCAGTACTACACGGTGGCCCTCGTCCCGGCGGTCGCCGCCCTGGTCGGCATGGGCGCCGACGGCCTCTGGCGGGCCCGGCACCGACTGCCGTACGCGGCGGTGCTCGCCGTCACCGTCCTGGTCACCGCCTGGTGGGCGCACCAACTGCTCGGCCGCAGCTCCCAGTTCGTACCGTGGCTGCGCAACGCGGTGCTGATCGGCGGCATCCTCGCCGCCCTCGCCCTGCTCTTCTCCACCCGGATCGCCGGCCCCACCGGCCGCCGGATCGCCACCCTCGCGGGCCTCACCGCCCTCGCCGCCGGCCTGGCCGGCCCCACCGCGTACGCCCTCGACACCGTCTCCACCGGCCACAGCGGCTCCATCGTCACGGCCGGCCCCGCCGTCCAGGGCGACCGGGGCGGCTTCGGCGGCCGCGGCGGCTTCCCCGGCGGCGGCCGGGGCGGCGGCACCTTCCCGGGCGGCGGCTTCCCGGGCGGCGGCCGGACGGGCGGCCAGAACGGCACCTTCCCGGGCTTCCCGGGCGGCGGCACCGGCACCGGCACCGGCACCGGCACCGGCGAGAGCCGGGACGGCCGCGGCGGCTTCGGCGGCACGGGCGGCATGGCCGGCGGTCGGATGGGAGGCGGCGGCATGGGCGGCCTGCTGAACGGCGCCCAGGTCTCCGCCGAGGTGGCCGACCTGCTCAAGCAGGACGCCGACAAGTACACCTGGGTCGCGGCCGCGGTCGGCTCGCAGAACCAGGCCAGCTACCAGCTCGCCAGCGGCGAACCGGTGATGGCGCTGGGCGGCTTCAACGGCAGCGACCCGTCGCTCTCCCTGGACGGCTTCAAGAAGCTGGTCGCCGAGGGCAAGGTGCACTGGTTCATCGGTGGCGGCGGCATGGGCGGCGGCGGCATGGGCGGCTCCAGCTACTCCTCGGAGATCGCCTCCTGGGTGTCGTCCGCCTACACCGCCAAGACGGTCGGCAGCACCACCATGTACGACCTCACCGCGACCCCCAAGTCCGGCAGCTGA
- a CDS encoding SpoIIE family protein phosphatase, which produces MATEPEAPGPARRTPPAQAARNETTANPLRAAVGTPAGGLNGGSNGGPAGGTTGGTGGRTVPAPAGRGLSTRSGDSSPEWLEPAMAANGIGSFDWDVRRDILVGDQRACAILGLTGQPFDRTSAAFLALLHPEDAPVVRRRVERAVAELGQCGAYYRTVFPNGELHAVRFRGRVLADAFGRPSRMVGFVWDATVELHKRERADEQAVLREERSRFIKEAARALSEAVTVRDVARVFTELPLPGLGPDGLALASLEAGRIALLGSSGYHSALSDQFDRIPLAPTHPAAEAIRQRAPIFVSSREEYRDRYPEAWDWAEDSGRSSWAFLPLVASGRPTGICVVSFDDARELDTDERTLLSTLGGLVAQSLARARLHDAEHELAAGLQRVMLPRTVPAVPGVSTAVRYLAAGSGLQIGGDWYDVVPLPGGHVGLVIGDVQGHDVHAAGIMGQLRIALRAYAAEGHPPAAVMARASRFLADLDTDHFATCTYAEVNVDYGVVYAVRAGHLDPVVRRADGTAHPVPVSGGLPLGVDPDEEYRVTRFSLDPGETVVLCTDGLVEARGMDLDTGFARLCATVSGELPGIDESPREPLEELADRITTQAADSGEREDDIALLLLRWDGPAGGRAAQQLRRRIGQADLARIAELRGELRDALRRWGVPELIDTAELLSSELVTNAIRHTDRDAMFTARLYQEHGRQQEHGERPGNGERPGNGRGPEQGRARLRVEVEDESDLWPTRRTPGEQASSGRGLMLVEALADTWGVEPRGTGKRMWFELSG; this is translated from the coding sequence ATGGCCACAGAGCCCGAGGCGCCTGGGCCCGCCCGCCGTACCCCGCCCGCCCAGGCCGCCAGGAACGAGACCACCGCGAACCCGCTGCGCGCCGCCGTCGGCACGCCCGCCGGCGGGTTGAACGGCGGGTCGAACGGCGGCCCGGCGGGCGGGACGACCGGCGGCACCGGCGGGCGGACCGTGCCCGCGCCGGCCGGCCGCGGCCTGTCCACCCGGAGCGGCGACTCCAGCCCCGAGTGGCTGGAACCCGCGATGGCCGCCAACGGCATCGGCTCGTTCGACTGGGACGTCCGCCGCGACATCCTGGTCGGCGACCAGCGCGCCTGCGCGATCCTCGGCCTCACCGGCCAGCCCTTCGACCGCACCTCCGCCGCATTCCTCGCCCTGCTGCACCCCGAGGACGCCCCCGTGGTGCGCCGCCGGGTCGAGCGCGCCGTCGCCGAGCTCGGCCAGTGCGGCGCCTACTACCGGACGGTCTTCCCGAACGGCGAACTGCACGCCGTGCGCTTCCGCGGCCGGGTGCTCGCCGACGCGTTCGGCCGCCCCTCCCGGATGGTCGGCTTCGTCTGGGACGCCACCGTCGAACTGCACAAGCGCGAGCGCGCCGACGAACAGGCCGTGCTCCGCGAGGAGCGTTCCCGGTTCATCAAGGAGGCCGCCCGCGCGCTCTCCGAGGCCGTCACCGTCCGGGACGTCGCCCGGGTCTTCACCGAACTCCCGCTGCCCGGCCTCGGCCCCGACGGCCTCGCGCTGGCCTCGCTGGAGGCCGGCCGGATCGCGCTGCTCGGCTCCAGCGGCTACCACAGCGCGCTCAGCGACCAGTTCGACCGGATCCCGCTCGCCCCCACCCACCCCGCCGCCGAGGCGATCCGGCAGCGCGCCCCGATCTTCGTCTCCAGCCGCGAGGAGTACCGCGACCGCTACCCCGAAGCCTGGGACTGGGCCGAGGACAGCGGCCGCTCCTCCTGGGCGTTCCTCCCGCTGGTCGCCAGCGGCCGCCCCACCGGCATCTGCGTGGTCTCCTTCGACGACGCCCGCGAACTCGACACCGACGAGCGCACCCTGCTCTCCACCCTCGGCGGCCTCGTCGCGCAGTCCCTCGCCCGGGCCCGCCTGCACGACGCCGAACACGAACTCGCGGCCGGCCTCCAGCGCGTCATGCTGCCCCGCACCGTCCCCGCCGTCCCCGGCGTCAGCACCGCCGTCCGCTACCTCGCGGCCGGCTCCGGCCTGCAGATCGGCGGCGACTGGTACGACGTCGTCCCGCTGCCCGGCGGCCACGTCGGCCTGGTCATCGGCGACGTCCAGGGCCACGACGTGCACGCCGCCGGCATCATGGGCCAGCTCCGGATCGCGCTGCGCGCCTACGCCGCCGAGGGCCACCCGCCCGCCGCCGTGATGGCCCGCGCCTCCCGCTTCCTCGCCGACCTCGACACCGACCACTTCGCCACCTGCACCTACGCCGAGGTCAACGTCGACTACGGCGTCGTCTACGCCGTCCGGGCCGGCCACCTCGACCCCGTGGTGCGCCGTGCCGACGGCACCGCGCACCCCGTCCCGGTCTCCGGCGGCCTGCCGCTGGGCGTCGACCCCGACGAGGAGTACCGGGTCACCCGGTTCAGCCTCGACCCCGGCGAGACCGTCGTCCTCTGCACCGACGGCCTGGTCGAAGCCCGCGGCATGGACCTCGACACCGGCTTCGCCCGGCTCTGCGCCACCGTCTCCGGCGAACTCCCCGGCATCGACGAGTCACCCCGCGAACCGCTGGAGGAACTCGCCGACCGGATCACCACCCAGGCCGCCGACAGCGGCGAACGCGAGGACGACATCGCCCTGCTGCTGCTCCGCTGGGACGGCCCCGCCGGCGGCCGCGCCGCCCAGCAGCTCCGGCGCCGGATCGGCCAGGCCGACCTCGCCCGGATCGCCGAACTCCGCGGCGAACTCCGGGACGCGCTGCGCCGCTGGGGCGTGCCCGAACTCATCGACACCGCCGAACTGCTCTCCTCCGAACTCGTCACCAACGCGATCCGGCACACCGACCGCGACGCGATGTTCACCGCCCGCCTCTACCAGGAGCACGGTCGGCAGCAGGAGCACGGCGAGCGGCCGGGCAACGGCGAGCGGCCGGGGAACGGCCGGGGCCCGGAGCAGGGGCGGGCCCGGCTCCGGGTCGAGGTCGAGGACGAGTCCGACCTCTGGCCGACCCGCCGCACCCCGGGCGAACAGGCGTCCTCCGGGCGCGGGCTGATGCTCGTCGAGGCGCTCGCCGACACCTGGGGCGTCGAACCGCGGGGGACCGGCAAGCGGATGTGGTTCGAGCTCAGCGGCTGA
- a CDS encoding alpha/beta hydrolase codes for MPSLTGLPLQIIATLVAVAAFAATMWLWPRLGGRSWRSWLGRLGAFFGTQVAVLVAMGLVANSYFGFYSTWSDLLGLDGSPGTVVDHQPGGKAVAVTGEQKMYSAQGSAQDRSGVIQQVEIHGAATGLTGTPAYVYLPPQYFQPAYANTRFPMLLALSGYPGTPEKLISLLQYPASTLKAIEAKELPPTVLVMMRPTLVGNRDTECMDVPNGPQVETFFTEDLPKAMSASYRVDDRPESRAVIGDSTGGYCAVKFALRKPDAYRSAIALSGYYDVHNDPTTGDLFGGSDQVKRDNDLLWRLRNHPGPPVSLLLATSRNEENYGPTQEMVAAFKAPTKLSTITLDSGGHNFHTWTREIPPALTWLGERLAAPGSAPATAAAPGSAAPGSAAS; via the coding sequence GTGCCCAGCCTGACCGGACTCCCCCTGCAGATCATCGCCACCCTGGTGGCCGTCGCCGCGTTCGCCGCCACCATGTGGCTGTGGCCCCGGCTCGGCGGCCGCAGCTGGCGGTCCTGGCTCGGCCGGCTCGGGGCGTTCTTCGGGACGCAGGTCGCGGTGCTGGTCGCGATGGGCCTGGTCGCCAACTCGTACTTCGGCTTCTACTCGACCTGGAGCGACCTGCTCGGCCTGGACGGCAGCCCGGGCACCGTGGTCGACCACCAGCCCGGCGGCAAGGCCGTCGCGGTGACCGGCGAGCAGAAGATGTACTCGGCGCAGGGCTCCGCGCAGGACCGCTCCGGGGTGATCCAGCAGGTGGAGATCCACGGCGCGGCCACCGGCCTGACCGGCACCCCCGCGTACGTCTACCTGCCGCCGCAGTACTTCCAGCCGGCGTACGCGAACACCCGCTTCCCGATGCTGCTCGCGCTGTCCGGCTACCCGGGCACGCCGGAGAAGCTGATCTCGCTGCTGCAGTACCCGGCGTCCACCCTGAAGGCCATCGAGGCCAAGGAACTGCCGCCCACCGTGCTGGTGATGATGCGGCCCACCCTGGTCGGCAACCGCGACACCGAGTGCATGGACGTCCCGAACGGCCCGCAGGTGGAGACCTTCTTCACCGAGGACCTGCCGAAGGCGATGTCCGCCTCCTACCGGGTCGACGACCGGCCCGAGTCGCGGGCCGTGATCGGCGACTCCACCGGCGGCTACTGCGCCGTCAAGTTCGCGCTGCGCAAGCCCGACGCGTATCGGTCGGCGATCGCGCTGTCCGGCTACTACGACGTGCACAACGACCCCACCACCGGCGACCTGTTCGGCGGCAGCGACCAGGTCAAGCGGGACAACGACCTGCTCTGGCGGCTGCGCAACCACCCCGGCCCGCCGGTCTCGCTGCTCCTCGCCACCAGCCGCAACGAGGAGAACTACGGGCCCACCCAGGAGATGGTGGCCGCGTTCAAGGCCCCGACCAAGCTGTCCACCATCACCCTGGACAGCGGCGGCCACAACTTCCACACCTGGACCCGCGAGATCCCCCCGGCCCTCACCTGGCTCGGCGAACGCCTCGCCGCCCCGGGCTCGGCTCCGGCCACCGCTGCCGCCCCGGGCTCGGCCGCCCCGGGCTCGGCCGCGAGCTGA
- a CDS encoding HNH endonuclease family protein, with protein sequence MRSRRTAVVAVLLLGPLALAGCTSAKKGSGGGSSSGAASQGTNPLQNPDGTKPGLAPVGSDADKKAGRDLIAKVKTADPGPKTGYDRDQFGPPWTDNVDGVPLGHNNCGTRDDVLARDGQNVEHKDGSACVVTGMTIWDPYTGKTVQWNKQQASKIQIDHVMPLSYDWQQGAAQWDKAKRVQIANDPLNLIPADGSQNASKGDSGPATWLPANTAVQCSYAIRWAQVSLKYQLPVTPADKKTMLSLCGG encoded by the coding sequence GTGCGCTCCCGCCGTACCGCTGTCGTCGCCGTCCTGTTGCTCGGTCCGCTCGCGCTCGCCGGGTGCACCAGCGCGAAGAAGGGGAGCGGGGGTGGCAGTAGTTCGGGGGCGGCCTCGCAGGGGACGAATCCGCTGCAGAACCCGGACGGGACCAAGCCCGGGCTGGCGCCGGTCGGCTCCGACGCCGACAAGAAGGCCGGGCGGGACCTGATCGCCAAGGTCAAGACGGCCGATCCCGGTCCGAAGACCGGTTACGACCGCGACCAGTTCGGGCCGCCGTGGACCGACAACGTGGACGGGGTCCCGCTGGGGCACAACAACTGCGGGACGCGCGACGACGTGCTGGCCCGGGACGGGCAGAACGTCGAGCACAAGGACGGCTCGGCCTGCGTGGTCACCGGGATGACCATCTGGGACCCGTACACCGGCAAGACCGTGCAGTGGAACAAGCAGCAGGCGTCGAAGATCCAGATCGACCACGTGATGCCGCTGTCCTACGACTGGCAGCAGGGTGCCGCGCAGTGGGACAAGGCGAAGCGGGTGCAGATCGCCAACGACCCGCTGAACCTGATCCCCGCCGACGGGTCGCAGAACGCCTCGAAGGGCGACTCCGGTCCGGCGACCTGGCTTCCGGCCAACACCGCGGTGCAGTGCTCGTACGCGATCCGGTGGGCGCAGGTGTCGCTGAAGTACCAGCTGCCGGTGACGCCCGCCGACAAGAAGACGATGCTCTCGCTCTGCGGCGGGTGA